A region of Numida meleagris isolate 19003 breed g44 Domestic line chromosome 26, NumMel1.0, whole genome shotgun sequence DNA encodes the following proteins:
- the IKZF3 gene encoding zinc finger protein Aiolos isoform X5, whose amino-acid sequence MDLSNPQEQPKAAEGQEVLAECNPSKGQEAEGTDNAEELKEHSQSNGEAGDDVKVKNEYGDREEGALNSERMENPEESEIPYSYPREYSEYEGIKLERHLGSYDNARPASGKMTCDICGLACISLNVLMVHKRSHTGERPFQCNQCGASFTQKGNLLRHIKLHTGEKPFKCHLCSYACQRRDALTGHLRTHSVEKPYKCEFCGRSYKQRSSLEEHKERCRTYLQSSGGCEPANVEARHIKAEMGTERALVLDRLASNVAKRKSSMPQKFIGEKRHSFDVNYNSPFMYEKEGDIVQGRMMDQAINNAISFLGAEALRPLVQTPPAPTSEMVPVISTLYPIVLPRADLPNGSDDKSHVPLRERGLPSDRAPSPNNSGHDSTDTDSNHEERPNPPFPQGPGLPVPRNGLPALKDFPRPYDIIKPPALCPRDGFKVINKDGEAIGAYRCDHCRVLFLDYVMFTIHMGCHGFRDPFECNVCGYRSHDRYEFSSHIARGEHRMVLK is encoded by the exons ATGATgttaaagtgaaaaatgaatacGGCGACAGAGAGGAGGGTGCTTTAAATTCTGAGCGGATGGAAAACCCGGAAGAATCCGAAATACCTTACAGCTACCCCAGAGAATACAGCGAATACGAAGGCATTAAGCTGGAGAGACACTTGGGCTCCTACGACAACGCCAGGCCAGCGAGTGGGAAGATGACCTGCGACATCTGCGGCTTAGCCTGCATTAGCCTCAATGTCCTGATGGTTCATAAGCGTAGCCACACCG GTGAGCGGCCATTCCAGTGTAATCAGTGCGGAGCTTCCTTTACTCAGAAGGGTAACCTCCTCCGCCACATTAAGCTACATACAGGGGAAAAACCTTTTAAATGTCATCTTTGCAGTTATGCCTGCCAGAGGAGGGATGCGCTAACGGGTCACTTAAGGACACATTCTG TGGAGAAGCCCTACAAGTGCGAGTTCTGCGGCCGGAGCTACAAGCAGAGGAGCTCGCTGGAGGAGCACAAGGAGCGGTGCCGCACGTACCTGCAGAGCTCCGGCGGGTGCGAGCCGG CCAACGTGGAGGCAAGGCACATCAAGGCCGAGATGGGGACCGAGAGAGCCCTGGTGCTGGACAGGCTGGCGAGCAACGTGGCGAAGCGAAAAAGCTCCATGCCCCAGAAGTTCATTG GCGAGAAGCGGCACAGCTTTGACGTTAATTACAACTCACCCTTCATGTACGAGAAGGAAGGCGACATCGTGCAGGGCCGCATGATGGACCAGGCCATCAACAACGCCATCTCCTTCCTGGGGGCCGAAGCCTTGCGCCCGCTGGTGCAGACCCCCCCGGCGCCCACCTCCGAGATGGTCCCCGTCATCAGCACGCTGTACCCCATCGTGCTGCCCCGCGCCGACCTGCCCAACGGCAGCGACGACAAGAGCCACGTCCCGCTGCGGGAGCGCGGCCTGCCCTCCGACAGGGCCCCGTCCCCCAACAACAGCGGCCACGACTCCACGGACACGGACAGCAACCACGAGGAGCGGCCCAACCCCCCCTTCCCGCAGGGCCCCGGGCTCCCCGTGCCCCGTAACGGCCTGCCGGCCCTGAAGGATTTCCCCCGGCCCTACGACATCATCAAACCGCCGGCCCTGTGCCCGCGCGACGGCTTCAAGGTGATCAACAAGGACGGGGAAGCCATCGGGGCCTACCGCTGCGACCACTGCCGCGTGCTCTTTTTGGATTACGTGATGTTCACCATCCACATGGGCTGCCACGGTTTCCGCGACCCCTTCGAGTGCAACGTCTGCGGGTACCGGAGCCACGACCGATACGAATTCTCCTCGCACATCGCGCGTGGGGAGCACCGCATGGTGCTCAAATAG